A window from Triticum aestivum cultivar Chinese Spring chromosome 6D, IWGSC CS RefSeq v2.1, whole genome shotgun sequence encodes these proteins:
- the LOC123144898 gene encoding ribosomal RNA-processing protein 14: protein MGRKPSASAAAAAAAAAAAAADHDSTVASAKAAELLAAAADCEGIHGHSMFFDALVQLIPPRFYLSADDDVRPYYQGLSKAAKAAMKAQSRANIKAARRARLDPAGPPSSTLDLLKKSVADQEAEEKKEEEEDNSQDGSQESDDDATSEGGDDDQDNEEGDEEEEEEEAEDEKEEMQMAPAAVVSEDRSVTYEELRERLQRRITELRGNRCTRPEFLNKPQKEKGKKGKGAKVKGKEEGTKRKREDGTGDAEGKDGKKHKKEGEEKAPDIIYGNVLVDPKEARRRKKRRIKNKKKELEQAKRMQRAKEDPKKATKMAWDVATRRAAGEKVHDNPKLIKESMKKDKKRQEKHAEEWKDRQRTVDIKKKQKQNKRKENIQGRAQEKKARKIEKREKKLMRPGFEGRKEGYVNE from the coding sequence ATGGGCAGGAAACCCtcggcttccgccgccgccgccgctgccgccgctgccgctgcggcTGCCGACCACGACTCCACCGTTGCCAGCGCCAAGGCCGCCGAACTCCTAGCAGCAGCCGCTGACTGCGAGGGTATCCATGGGCACTCCATGTTCTTCGACGCCCTTGTGCAGCTTATACCCCCGCGTTTCTACCTCTCCGCCGACGATGATGTTCGCCCCTACTACCAGGGGCTCTCCAAGGCCGCCAAGGCGGCCATGAAGGCTCAGTCCCGCGCCAATATCAAGGCTGCCCGCCGAGCCCGCCTCGACCCCGCGGGGCCGCCTTCCTCCACCCTGGACCTTCTCAAGAAGTCCGTCGCCGACcaagaggcggaggagaagaaggaagaggaggaggataacTCACAAGACGGAAGCCAGGAGTCCGACGACGATGCAACCTCAGAGGGTGGCGACGATGACCAGGACAACGAGGAgggagatgaagaggaggaagaggaggaggcagaggatgaGAAGGAGGAGATGCAGATGGCCCCAGCAGCAGTTGTTTCTGAAGACCGGTCGGTGACTTACGAGGAGCTGCGAGAGCGGCTTCAGCGCCGCATTACAGAGCTCCGTGGGAACCGGTGCACCAGGCCAGAGTTCCTGAATAAACCCCAGAAGGAGAAGGGTAAGAAGGGAAAGGGTGCTAAAGTGAAGGGGAAGGAGGAAGGTACAAAGCGGAAGCGTGAGGATGGCACCGGGGATGCGGAGGGTAAGGATGGGAAGAAGCacaagaaggaaggggaagagaaggCACCAGATATCATATATGGCAATGTGTTGGTTGATCCAAAGGAAGCTaggcggaggaagaagaggaggatcaagaacaagaagaaggagcTGGAACAGGCTAAGCGGATGCAGAGGGCAAAGGAGGATCCTAAAAAGGCCACCAAGATGGCCTGGGATGTGGCAACAAGGCGCGCGGCTGGGGAGAAGGTGCACGACAACCCCAAGTTGATTAAAGAGAGCATGAAGAAGGATAAGAAGCGGCAGGAGAAGCACGCGGAGGAGTGGAAGGACAGGCAGAGGACAGTGGACatcaagaagaagcagaagcagaataAGCGGAAGGAGAACATCCAGGGGCGGGCACAGGAGAAGAAGGCGCGCAAAATAGAGAAGCGTGAGAAGAAGCTTATGCGCCCTGGTTTTGAGGGGCGCAAGGAAGGCTATGTCAATGAGTGA